The proteins below come from a single Pseudarthrobacter sp. SSS035 genomic window:
- a CDS encoding Lrp/AsnC family transcriptional regulator, with product MARLEGEPGEVPLDDVDRRIIAELTRDGRMSVTQVAENVHISRAHAYTRIARLTGEGVLTKFTALVDPIKAGLKSSAYVTLKVSQHSWRELREQLRAIPEVHHIALVGGDFDVILLVRAIDNTDLRRVIFDQLQAMPGVQDTQTFLVFEDVDTR from the coding sequence TTGGCACGACTTGAAGGAGAGCCCGGTGAGGTGCCGCTGGACGACGTCGATCGCCGGATCATCGCCGAACTCACCCGGGACGGGAGGATGTCCGTGACGCAGGTGGCCGAGAACGTCCACATCTCCCGGGCCCACGCGTACACCCGCATTGCCAGGCTGACCGGCGAAGGCGTCCTGACCAAATTCACGGCCCTGGTGGACCCCATCAAGGCCGGGCTGAAGTCCTCCGCCTACGTGACGCTGAAGGTGAGCCAGCATTCATGGCGTGAGCTGCGCGAACAGTTACGTGCGATTCCGGAGGTTCATCACATCGCGCTCGTGGGCGGCGATTTTGACGTGATCCTGCTGGTGCGCGCCATCGACAACACCGACCTGCGGCGGGTGATTTTCGACCAGCTGCAGGCGATGCCGGGCGTCCAGGACACGCAGACTTTTCTGGTGTTTGAGGATGTTGATACGCGCTAG
- a CDS encoding allophanate hydrolase subunit 1 has protein sequence MSAHSAESERLKGTARYTWGGDEFLFIEIDESMSLAANFKANSMAGSLSARALPGISDVCPANASLLIRFDPDVLDPAELEAVARAIETEVDAAEHQTLDTRIVEIPVWYDDPFTRETGARFRSGHQKPDGTDLDFAAESNGLASAAEFISRHHGSPWLVSMVGFVAGLPFMFQMVPREEQLEVPKYLSPRTDTPPLTVGHGGCFACIYSVRGAGGYQMFGVAAAPIFDPAQRLEDFKDFMIFFKPGDIVTFRPVDQDEYERIQRQVEDGTFVYRQAPVTFDLAEALEDPHRYNQEILEHLNVV, from the coding sequence ATGAGTGCGCACAGCGCCGAGAGCGAGCGGCTGAAGGGAACGGCCCGCTACACCTGGGGCGGCGATGAATTTCTGTTCATCGAGATCGACGAATCGATGAGCCTGGCCGCGAACTTCAAGGCCAACTCCATGGCCGGCTCGCTCTCGGCCCGGGCGCTGCCCGGAATCTCCGACGTCTGCCCGGCCAACGCCTCCCTGCTCATCCGGTTCGATCCGGACGTTCTTGACCCGGCGGAACTCGAAGCCGTGGCCCGGGCCATCGAAACGGAGGTCGACGCCGCAGAACACCAGACGTTGGACACCCGCATCGTGGAGATTCCCGTCTGGTACGACGATCCTTTCACCCGCGAGACGGGGGCACGGTTCCGCAGCGGACACCAGAAGCCCGATGGCACCGATCTCGACTTTGCCGCCGAGAGCAATGGGCTGGCATCCGCGGCGGAATTCATCAGCCGCCATCACGGCAGCCCCTGGCTGGTGTCCATGGTCGGCTTCGTGGCGGGCCTGCCCTTCATGTTCCAAATGGTTCCCCGGGAGGAGCAGCTGGAAGTCCCCAAGTACCTGAGCCCACGGACGGACACACCACCCCTGACGGTGGGACACGGCGGCTGTTTCGCGTGCATCTACTCGGTCCGGGGAGCGGGCGGCTACCAGATGTTCGGAGTCGCCGCCGCGCCCATCTTCGACCCCGCGCAGCGGCTTGAGGACTTCAAGGACTTCATGATCTTCTTCAAACCCGGCGACATAGTCACGTTCCGGCCCGTTGACCAGGACGAATATGAGCGGATCCAACGGCAGGTCGAGGATGGCACCTTCGTCTACCGGCAGGCCCCCGTGACCTTTGACCTGGCCGAAGCGCTCGAAGATCCGCACCGGTACAACCAAGAGATTCTGGAGCACCTCAATGTCGTTTGA
- a CDS encoding thiamine pyrophosphate-dependent dehydrogenase E1 component subunit alpha, translated as MTISADHPASDQAQRLPAEDAVSEAVRKFGITVEDYMLPARHQIQMVDPEGRLLAEGEQGTEPGHEYPVPADEELLAAYEQLVVGRRVNDQNSALVRQGRMAVYPSSHGQEACQVAAALCLSDGDWLFPTYRDAVAVMARGVDPVETMTIFRGDWHSGYDPARHKVGIQCTPLTTQLLHGVGVAHAAKLRGEDTVVLAMCGDGATSEGDFHEALNFAAVFHLPVVFFVQNNKYAISVPLAHQSVAPSLAHKAVGYGMAGERVDGNDVVALLAVLDRAVKLAREGSGPLLVEAHTYRMQAHTNADDATRYRQDSEVAEWQAKDPISRMKTYLTGRGLLDDDGAARIAAHAEDVATQLRDGLGEDVPVDPQELFRHVFSVPTPQLKEQSAMLADELAREASSEESPK; from the coding sequence ATGACGATCTCCGCGGACCACCCTGCGTCGGACCAGGCCCAGCGTTTGCCGGCTGAAGATGCCGTATCCGAAGCGGTGCGCAAGTTCGGCATCACGGTGGAGGATTACATGCTGCCCGCCCGGCACCAGATCCAGATGGTGGACCCGGAGGGACGGCTCCTGGCAGAAGGCGAGCAGGGCACAGAGCCCGGCCACGAGTATCCGGTGCCCGCCGATGAGGAACTGCTGGCCGCTTACGAGCAGCTCGTCGTCGGGCGCCGCGTCAACGATCAGAATTCGGCGCTGGTCCGCCAGGGCCGCATGGCGGTGTACCCGTCCAGCCATGGCCAGGAAGCCTGCCAGGTGGCGGCCGCTCTCTGCCTTTCCGACGGCGACTGGCTGTTCCCCACCTACCGGGACGCCGTGGCGGTCATGGCCCGGGGGGTTGATCCGGTGGAGACCATGACCATCTTCCGGGGTGACTGGCACAGCGGCTACGATCCGGCCAGGCACAAGGTGGGCATCCAGTGCACGCCGCTCACGACGCAGCTGCTCCATGGCGTGGGGGTTGCGCACGCGGCAAAGCTCCGCGGCGAGGACACCGTTGTCCTGGCGATGTGCGGGGACGGCGCCACCAGCGAGGGTGACTTCCATGAGGCCCTGAACTTCGCCGCCGTCTTCCACCTGCCGGTGGTCTTCTTTGTCCAGAACAACAAGTACGCCATCTCGGTGCCGCTGGCGCACCAGTCCGTGGCGCCGTCGCTCGCCCACAAGGCCGTGGGCTACGGCATGGCCGGCGAACGGGTGGACGGCAACGACGTGGTTGCCCTCCTCGCCGTGCTGGACCGGGCCGTGAAGCTCGCCCGGGAAGGTTCCGGGCCACTCCTCGTGGAGGCACACACGTACCGGATGCAGGCACACACCAACGCCGACGATGCCACCCGCTACCGGCAGGACAGCGAGGTGGCCGAGTGGCAGGCCAAGGATCCCATCAGCCGGATGAAGACGTACCTCACCGGGCGTGGACTGCTGGACGACGACGGTGCCGCGCGGATCGCTGCTCACGCTGAGGACGTTGCCACCCAGCTGCGGGACGGCCTGGGCGAGGACGTCCCGGTGGACCCCCAGGAACTCTTCCGGCACGTGTTCTCCGTGCCAACACCACAGCTGAAAGAGCAGTCGGCCATGCTGGCCGATGAACTTGCCCGCGAAGCGTCGTCTGAGGAGTCGCCGAAATGA
- a CDS encoding nitroreductase family protein codes for MRNTPGELRASKIVRTKQAMKRIVPAPLFRQLRNMRNRAEQRREALLDSQRYVQYSAPDDGGVTADLTGRHLEAHMTKDYHGVEKGMSLRDPRRPFGNSVMERLDLLIPAAESQGVAGGFLEHAHSARTALLDWNESGVIDDALSPVRPEVSRGIESPEQFFTSRRSVRDYADRPVAPEVLAEAVRLAINTPSVCNRQAWQVRFYTEAADKSAVRDFQNGNSGLGGVPVMALVTVDSRLFAGVGERNQPWIEGGLFSMSLMLALHGLGVDGCMLNMCQPNSVMDALRRKMGIPEHELVIMLMAVGYGREGHRVARSPRRATDEVLLA; via the coding sequence ATGAGGAATACACCGGGGGAACTTAGGGCCAGCAAAATCGTTCGTACTAAGCAGGCGATGAAACGCATTGTGCCGGCGCCGCTGTTTCGGCAGCTAAGGAACATGCGTAACCGTGCAGAGCAGCGTCGAGAAGCCCTGCTGGATAGTCAGCGGTACGTGCAGTATTCGGCGCCGGATGACGGCGGGGTCACTGCTGATCTGACTGGACGGCACCTTGAAGCGCATATGACGAAGGATTACCACGGCGTCGAGAAGGGCATGTCTTTGCGCGACCCGCGCCGCCCGTTCGGCAACTCTGTCATGGAGCGTCTTGACCTGCTGATCCCTGCCGCCGAATCGCAGGGTGTTGCTGGCGGATTCCTTGAGCACGCGCATTCCGCACGCACGGCCTTGCTGGACTGGAACGAGTCCGGTGTGATCGATGATGCCCTGAGCCCGGTGCGGCCTGAGGTGTCGCGTGGCATTGAGAGCCCTGAGCAGTTCTTCACTTCGCGCCGCAGTGTCCGTGACTACGCCGACCGCCCTGTTGCACCCGAAGTTCTTGCTGAGGCTGTCAGGCTCGCTATCAATACCCCGTCGGTTTGCAACCGCCAGGCGTGGCAGGTTCGCTTCTACACTGAGGCTGCGGACAAGTCTGCTGTGCGTGACTTCCAGAATGGCAACTCTGGCCTCGGCGGCGTGCCGGTTATGGCACTGGTCACCGTGGACTCTCGGCTGTTCGCTGGTGTCGGTGAGCGTAACCAGCCATGGATCGAGGGCGGGCTGTTCTCCATGAGCCTGATGCTTGCTTTGCATGGGCTCGGTGTTGACGGGTGCATGTTGAACATGTGCCAGCCGAACAGTGTGATGGACGCGCTGCGCCGGAAGATGGGTATCCCCGAGCACGAGCTGGTAATCATGCTGATGGCTGTCGGTTACGGGCGCGAGGGGCACCGGGTGGCACGTTCCCCGCGCCGCGCAACCGACGAAGTCCTACTGGCCTAG
- a CDS encoding alpha-ketoacid dehydrogenase subunit beta: MSPTITTSSEANGNVSAATARAAASAASVAEASVPQAVTMAKALNTALADAMHADPSVLVFGEDVGLLGGVFRITDGLTKTFGEQRCFDTPLAESGIVGMAVGMAMNGMRPVVEMQFDAFAYPAFQQIVSHVAKMHNRTRGAVKLPMVIRVPYAGGIGGVEHHCDSSESYYAHTAGLKVFTPATVADSYRMLREAIDSDDPVMFMEPKKLYWSKDMVDLGDLRAQHSLNVEAGKSSEGRAAVARPGTDATLIAYGPSVPTALAAAAAAAEEGRSLEVIDVRSIVPFDDETVCASVRKTGRAVVIAEAHGFASVSSEIVARVQERCFHYLAAPIRRVTGFDVPYPAPKLEHYYLPGVDRILDAVDDLQWEN; this comes from the coding sequence ATGAGTCCGACCATCACCACATCGTCCGAGGCGAACGGCAACGTCAGCGCAGCAACTGCCCGGGCGGCAGCGTCCGCCGCTTCTGTGGCTGAAGCTTCCGTGCCGCAGGCCGTCACCATGGCCAAGGCCCTCAACACTGCTCTGGCGGATGCGATGCACGCCGATCCGTCCGTCCTGGTCTTCGGCGAGGATGTGGGCCTCCTTGGCGGGGTTTTCCGCATCACGGACGGCCTCACCAAAACCTTCGGGGAGCAGCGCTGCTTCGACACGCCGCTGGCCGAGTCCGGCATTGTGGGCATGGCCGTGGGGATGGCCATGAATGGGATGCGGCCGGTGGTGGAGATGCAGTTCGATGCGTTTGCGTATCCGGCGTTCCAGCAGATCGTCAGCCACGTGGCCAAGATGCACAACCGCACCAGGGGCGCCGTGAAGCTGCCCATGGTGATCCGGGTTCCCTACGCCGGCGGCATCGGGGGAGTGGAGCATCACTGCGACTCCTCCGAGTCCTACTACGCCCACACGGCGGGCCTGAAGGTGTTCACGCCCGCAACCGTTGCCGACTCGTACCGGATGCTCCGCGAAGCCATCGACTCGGACGACCCCGTCATGTTTATGGAACCGAAGAAGCTCTACTGGTCGAAAGACATGGTGGACCTTGGGGATCTCCGGGCGCAGCACTCACTTAACGTCGAGGCGGGCAAGTCCTCGGAAGGCCGTGCCGCCGTCGCCCGTCCCGGGACCGACGCGACGCTGATCGCCTACGGACCGTCCGTCCCCACCGCGCTGGCGGCAGCCGCTGCCGCTGCGGAGGAGGGGCGCTCGCTGGAAGTCATCGATGTCCGCTCCATCGTCCCCTTCGACGACGAGACGGTGTGCGCGTCCGTCCGGAAGACCGGCCGTGCCGTGGTGATTGCGGAAGCGCACGGGTTTGCGTCCGTGTCCTCCGAGATCGTGGCGCGGGTCCAGGAACGCTGCTTCCACTACCTCGCTGCCCCCATCCGTCGCGTGACGGGATTTGACGTCCCGTACCCCGCACCGAAGCTCGAGCACTACTACCTGCCCGGCGTGGACCGTATCCTCGACGCCGTAGACGACCTCCAGTGGGAGAACTGA
- a CDS encoding ribbon-helix-helix domain-containing protein: MTKIRETIDGLPVTEEMIQAWANEAEAGYEVEKLHAPRRGRPSLGQSPGVQLSVRLEPELAELLSQSAAERHISKSVLIRDAVRHYLHAS, encoded by the coding sequence ATGACAAAAATACGGGAAACCATCGACGGCCTGCCGGTCACGGAAGAGATGATTCAGGCCTGGGCAAATGAAGCTGAAGCAGGCTATGAAGTCGAGAAGCTGCATGCTCCTCGGCGAGGCCGCCCGTCGTTGGGGCAAAGTCCCGGCGTGCAGCTGTCCGTGCGTCTGGAACCGGAATTGGCGGAGCTATTGTCGCAGAGCGCTGCCGAAAGGCATATCAGTAAATCCGTTCTGATTCGCGACGCGGTTCGGCACTACTTGCACGCTTCGTGA
- a CDS encoding biotin-dependent carboxyltransferase family protein — protein sequence MSFEILEPGLSTTVQDSGRLGYYNVGIPQGGSMDQWSAELANAVVGNTAAEAVLECTYLGPRFRATEAAVIAVSGAPVDVKVNGENREQWTRLELAAGDEVSFGFLQSGTRFYIAVRGGIDVPLVLGSRSTYSLGSLGGFKGRKLEAGDIVPVGQAPATATAGLDGIDTAMQPVFTRDQDIRVVCGLYDHRLTEVGLDTLLSSTWTLTPVADRTGLRYAGPAIEWKPRQQPFGAGSDPSNIVDAGYAVGSIQIPGGKEPIALHRDAVSGGGYAMVATVISADMDLLARNAPGTKTRFLAVTMDEALSARAELKAVRSRLWGK from the coding sequence ATGTCGTTTGAAATTTTGGAACCCGGACTCTCCACCACGGTCCAGGACAGTGGCCGGCTTGGTTACTACAACGTCGGCATTCCCCAGGGCGGTTCGATGGACCAGTGGTCGGCCGAGCTGGCCAATGCCGTGGTGGGCAACACTGCCGCGGAGGCGGTCCTCGAATGCACCTACCTCGGGCCCCGCTTCCGGGCCACGGAGGCCGCCGTCATCGCCGTCAGCGGTGCACCTGTGGATGTCAAGGTCAACGGCGAGAACAGGGAACAATGGACCAGGCTCGAGCTGGCCGCGGGAGACGAGGTTTCGTTCGGCTTCCTACAGAGTGGGACCCGGTTCTACATCGCCGTGCGCGGGGGCATCGATGTCCCGCTCGTGCTGGGAAGCCGCTCGACGTACTCCCTGGGGTCGCTGGGCGGGTTCAAGGGCCGCAAGCTTGAGGCCGGCGACATCGTTCCCGTGGGTCAGGCACCGGCCACCGCCACCGCGGGGCTGGACGGCATCGACACAGCGATGCAGCCGGTCTTCACCCGCGACCAGGACATCCGTGTGGTCTGTGGCCTCTACGACCACCGGCTCACCGAGGTCGGGCTCGACACGCTGCTCTCCTCCACGTGGACCCTCACACCGGTGGCCGATAGGACGGGCCTGCGCTATGCGGGACCCGCCATCGAATGGAAACCGCGCCAACAACCCTTCGGCGCGGGGTCCGACCCCTCCAACATCGTCGATGCAGGGTACGCAGTGGGCTCCATCCAGATTCCCGGCGGCAAGGAACCCATTGCCCTGCACCGGGACGCAGTCTCCGGTGGCGGCTACGCCATGGTTGCAACAGTCATCAGCGCTGACATGGATCTGCTGGCGCGTAATGCGCCCGGAACAAAAACCCGATTCCTGGCGGTAACCATGGACGAAGCACTCAGCGCGCGAGCCGAGCTCAAGGCCGTCCGCAGCCGGCTCTGGGGTAAATAG
- a CDS encoding helix-turn-helix domain-containing protein, whose product MGTSQSTVSEFERLGGNPTLFTLQRYARSVDAELVIQVKARKSRCHQPEGGP is encoded by the coding sequence ATGGGAACGTCCCAGTCGACGGTCTCCGAGTTTGAGCGACTCGGAGGCAACCCGACGCTGTTCACGCTCCAGCGATACGCTCGCTCCGTGGACGCAGAGCTTGTTATTCAGGTGAAAGCCCGCAAAAGTCGCTGCCACCAGCCCGAGGGTGGACCGTGA
- a CDS encoding cytosine permease produces MSYSNYVLPATKRAGKWSLTMAWWALFSAMFWIYIAVASAGAVGVVNTVIGMVLTVATYGVINLVLSRYAARTGLTVSLFSRTLFGLVGSALASLIFAATAIYYAVFEGSIIAVAFHEFFGGSMVVWYAVVVLYAVPLAMGGVQNWLDKLNGFLLPFYIAGLVAVVVAATLIRGVPTDWIGQAAAASTLPGWLTSYLIYMGVYIMMMYTFDYARLGRAEDKKFLGTVTFGWVFYAFTFGLNGLIGIYIMSAWGLEASETGVVQAFISSLGFVGVLVILISQTRINTANYFLASENLSAFASRVFRLNLPRYIWVIVCGALAFLLMLTDVLSYLLKALAWQGVFVTAWVAIALVYIALNWKKPQLVPDIRPAKLKAVSPGAIAWVLASAIGIALTEQTAVPVISQLTPLITMVLAAALYYGAYKLSPPQFIDASETLDAKEEELDPAITD; encoded by the coding sequence TTGTCGTACTCAAATTACGTCCTACCCGCTACTAAACGGGCCGGGAAATGGTCGCTGACCATGGCCTGGTGGGCGCTGTTCTCCGCCATGTTCTGGATCTATATTGCCGTCGCCTCTGCCGGCGCCGTCGGCGTCGTCAACACCGTGATCGGCATGGTGCTGACCGTCGCAACCTACGGCGTCATCAACCTGGTGCTCTCCCGGTACGCCGCAAGAACCGGGCTCACCGTGAGCCTGTTCTCCCGCACACTCTTCGGGCTGGTCGGTTCCGCACTTGCCTCGCTGATCTTCGCGGCCACGGCCATCTATTACGCCGTTTTTGAAGGGTCGATCATTGCGGTGGCCTTCCACGAGTTCTTCGGCGGGAGCATGGTGGTGTGGTATGCCGTCGTCGTCCTCTACGCCGTTCCCCTGGCCATGGGCGGTGTGCAGAACTGGCTGGACAAGCTCAACGGTTTCCTGCTCCCGTTCTACATTGCGGGCCTCGTGGCCGTGGTGGTTGCCGCCACGCTTATCAGAGGAGTGCCGACGGACTGGATCGGCCAGGCGGCCGCCGCGTCAACACTGCCCGGCTGGCTGACCTCGTATCTGATCTATATGGGCGTGTACATCATGATGATGTACACCTTCGACTACGCGCGCCTCGGCCGGGCCGAGGACAAGAAATTCCTCGGGACGGTGACCTTTGGCTGGGTCTTTTACGCCTTCACCTTCGGCCTGAACGGACTGATCGGCATTTACATCATGAGTGCGTGGGGACTGGAAGCCTCCGAAACGGGGGTGGTTCAGGCATTCATCTCCTCACTGGGTTTCGTCGGCGTGCTGGTCATCCTCATCTCCCAGACACGTATAAATACAGCCAACTACTTCCTGGCGTCTGAAAACCTGTCCGCGTTTGCCAGCAGAGTGTTCCGGCTCAATCTGCCCCGTTACATCTGGGTCATTGTCTGCGGCGCCTTGGCGTTCCTGCTCATGCTCACCGATGTCCTCAGCTACCTGCTCAAGGCGCTGGCCTGGCAGGGCGTCTTCGTCACCGCCTGGGTTGCCATCGCGCTGGTCTACATCGCACTGAACTGGAAGAAGCCTCAACTCGTCCCGGACATCCGGCCGGCAAAGTTGAAGGCAGTCAGCCCTGGGGCCATTGCCTGGGTGCTGGCATCGGCCATCGGCATTGCCCTCACGGAACAGACGGCCGTCCCCGTCATCTCCCAGCTGACACCCCTGATCACCATGGTCCTCGCGGCCGCCCTGTACTACGGCGCCTACAAGCTCTCCCCGCCGCAGTTCATTGACGCCTCGGAGACCCTCGATGCCAAAGAAGAGGAATTGGATCCAGCCATCACTGATTAG
- a CDS encoding dihydrolipoamide acetyltransferase family protein, translating into MSEPKVFLLPDLGEGLTEAELVNWLVSVGDEIRVDQPIAEVETAKSMVEVPSPYAGTVTVLHGEPGQTLDVGKPLISVLPVGSVVEPASVVEPAETTPAETGAADTYREEEKAGSGNVLIGYGTPGGSGAARRTRAPRAVASVIEPVEIPEVDISLLRTRVPGKLGAVISPLVRRMAREHGVDLGDIRGSGDSGLIMRRDVEAIIHPAVEASPVEVSTGSTTERPVVEPVETQGAVDTRTGLGISARTPVKGVRKAVAANMSRSRGEIPEATVWVDVDATALVELRAGLKKSDPHNTPGLLAFIARFVTAGLKRFPDLNTRIETAVDGSQEIVGFAGINLGFAAQTDRGLMVPSIRNADKLSARELDVEIRRLTAVVREGRATPEQLGSGTFTLNNYGVFGVDGSAAIINHPEVAILGVGRIIDKPWVVDGELAVRKVTELTLTFDHRVCDGGAAAGFLRFVADAMENPGSFLADM; encoded by the coding sequence ATGAGTGAACCGAAAGTATTCCTGCTGCCCGACCTCGGCGAAGGCCTGACCGAAGCCGAGCTGGTCAACTGGCTCGTGTCCGTGGGGGACGAGATCCGCGTGGACCAGCCCATCGCCGAAGTTGAGACGGCCAAGTCCATGGTGGAAGTCCCGTCCCCGTACGCCGGCACCGTGACGGTGCTCCACGGCGAGCCGGGCCAGACGCTGGACGTGGGCAAGCCGCTGATCTCCGTGCTTCCGGTGGGCTCGGTGGTTGAGCCTGCCTCGGTGGTTGAGCCCGCCGAAACCACGCCTGCCGAAACCGGCGCAGCGGATACGTACCGTGAAGAAGAGAAGGCCGGGTCCGGAAACGTGCTGATCGGGTACGGGACTCCCGGCGGCAGTGGCGCTGCCCGGCGGACGAGGGCTCCGCGGGCTGTTGCTTCGGTGATTGAGCCTGTCGAAATCCCGGAGGTGGACATCTCGCTCCTCCGCACGCGCGTCCCGGGCAAGCTCGGCGCCGTCATTTCACCGCTCGTCCGGCGCATGGCACGGGAACACGGCGTGGATCTTGGCGACATTCGCGGCTCCGGTGACAGCGGGCTCATTATGCGCCGGGATGTTGAAGCCATAATCCATCCGGCGGTTGAGGCGAGCCCGGTGGAGGTTTCGACAGGCTCAACCACAGAACGCCCGGTGGTTGAGCCTGTCGAAACCCAGGGGGCTGTCGACACACGCACAGGTCTGGGCATTTCCGCCCGGACGCCCGTCAAGGGTGTCCGCAAGGCCGTGGCCGCCAACATGTCCCGCAGCCGTGGGGAGATCCCCGAGGCCACCGTCTGGGTGGACGTCGACGCGACGGCGCTGGTGGAACTCCGGGCAGGCCTCAAGAAGTCTGATCCACACAACACTCCGGGGCTGCTCGCGTTCATCGCGCGTTTTGTCACTGCTGGGTTAAAACGGTTCCCGGACCTCAACACCCGCATCGAAACTGCTGTCGACGGCTCCCAGGAGATCGTTGGCTTCGCCGGCATCAACCTGGGCTTCGCGGCCCAGACGGACCGGGGGCTGATGGTCCCCTCGATCCGCAACGCGGACAAACTCAGTGCCCGCGAACTGGACGTGGAGATCCGCCGGCTCACCGCCGTCGTACGCGAGGGCAGGGCGACGCCGGAGCAACTGGGCAGCGGTACTTTCACGCTGAACAACTACGGCGTTTTCGGGGTGGACGGTTCCGCAGCCATCATCAACCACCCCGAGGTGGCGATCCTGGGCGTCGGGCGCATCATTGACAAGCCGTGGGTGGTGGACGGGGAACTCGCGGTCCGCAAGGTCACCGAGCTGACGCTCACGTTCGATCATCGGGTGTGCGATGGCGGCGCCGCGGCAGGGTTCCTGCGGTTCGTGGCCGACGCGATGGAAAATCCGGGGTCGTTTCTGGCGGACATGTAG
- a CDS encoding LamG domain-containing protein, whose product MPDAFLRPKRPTGFSRPRAQSATIDDLIIDADLASAADGVSAAKPSRTLPNPLARWRFKEATAPYVDDSGNYSLGQGPGATVTSVASGPWGGGISLDGVTDYLTIAAANTRDLNAARFGNQVSVVAWIKRGNTEGGFIGGMWQEDDGDPRRQYGLFMSLPTYGGEHQVCGHISKYGGASPGIPYSRDYSSSARKVGTGKYRMVAFTYDGAQMISYLDAAADERPSYTETGAPYGDGRTYAKNPYLLPDGLNRSSTIADFTVGAVKLTSGMGNHNHFNGEIGGLAVYDVALTQKELLRLHLSALTPGAPVIDLDFNNYGDASGGSVGWHSVNGNAAIDTTPDTGAANFKVTDLSGNKFTYRNSSNPLAAQPGFGYFPYVKGIGAKQLQTIKFTLNNSLEVDKVRLAVRIDGIW is encoded by the coding sequence ATGCCCGATGCCTTCCTGAGGCCCAAGCGTCCGACCGGGTTTTCCCGTCCGAGGGCACAATCTGCCACGATTGATGACCTGATTATCGATGCCGATTTAGCTTCCGCAGCGGACGGCGTTTCCGCTGCGAAACCCTCCCGCACCCTGCCAAACCCGCTGGCTCGCTGGCGCTTCAAGGAAGCTACGGCGCCATACGTCGATGACTCGGGTAACTACTCGCTAGGGCAGGGGCCGGGCGCTACGGTCACGTCGGTCGCGTCGGGACCGTGGGGCGGCGGGATCAGCCTGGACGGCGTCACCGATTACCTGACGATTGCTGCGGCGAACACTCGCGACCTGAACGCGGCCCGGTTCGGCAACCAGGTCTCAGTGGTGGCTTGGATCAAGCGGGGCAACACTGAGGGCGGTTTCATCGGTGGTATGTGGCAGGAGGACGACGGTGACCCCCGCCGCCAATACGGTCTGTTCATGTCCCTGCCCACCTACGGCGGCGAACATCAGGTCTGCGGGCATATCTCCAAGTACGGCGGAGCATCCCCCGGCATCCCCTACAGCCGCGACTATTCGTCCTCCGCCCGCAAGGTCGGCACCGGAAAATACCGAATGGTGGCGTTCACTTACGACGGCGCGCAGATGATCTCCTACCTGGACGCCGCGGCTGACGAGCGGCCCAGCTACACCGAAACGGGTGCACCTTACGGCGACGGCCGGACCTACGCCAAGAATCCGTACCTGCTCCCTGACGGCCTGAACCGATCCTCGACCATTGCGGACTTCACCGTGGGCGCGGTCAAGCTGACCTCTGGAATGGGTAACCATAACCATTTCAATGGGGAGATCGGCGGGCTCGCCGTCTACGACGTGGCGCTGACGCAGAAGGAACTCTTGCGGCTGCACCTGTCCGCACTTACCCCCGGCGCGCCGGTCATTGACCTGGACTTCAACAACTATGGCGACGCTTCGGGCGGGTCCGTCGGCTGGCACTCGGTGAACGGTAACGCGGCGATTGACACCACTCCTGACACGGGGGCGGCGAACTTCAAGGTCACCGATCTGTCGGGGAACAAGTTCACCTACCGCAACAGCAGCAACCCCCTCGCCGCGCAGCCCGGTTTCGGGTACTTCCCCTATGTCAAGGGGATCGGCGCGAAGCAGCTCCAGACGATCAAGTTCACGCTGAACAACTCGCTCGAAGTCGACAAGGTACGGCTTGCCGTCCGCATCGACGGCATCTGGTAG
- a CDS encoding toxin has product MKRTVRISVRKHGVSEEDALHAVANGIHESYLDDGSPARRLILGFDIQGTLLELVVLRFDSGNEMVIHAMPARKQYLKLLSEQ; this is encoded by the coding sequence GTGAAACGAACTGTCCGCATTTCGGTCAGAAAACATGGAGTAAGTGAGGAAGACGCTCTACACGCAGTTGCTAACGGCATCCATGAAAGCTACCTCGACGATGGAAGCCCTGCACGCCGGCTCATCTTGGGCTTCGACATTCAAGGGACGCTGCTGGAGCTAGTCGTCTTACGGTTCGACAGCGGAAACGAAATGGTCATTCATGCCATGCCCGCCCGCAAGCAATACCTGAAGCTCCTGTCCGAACAGTGA